One Cucurbita pepo subsp. pepo cultivar mu-cu-16 chromosome LG09, ASM280686v2, whole genome shotgun sequence DNA window includes the following coding sequences:
- the LOC111802205 gene encoding putative leucine-rich repeat-containing protein DDB_G0290503 isoform X3, with amino-acid sequence MSENHDPEQALLSSGTGAEDGNNGVEIVEITVNDGVVESSSETSADIVSENDSVLQSSEISSGFVPSEPNQGSAILPESPRTKGAEDSPQDDSDDIVIVEDVGKEDMFVDCPDELVGNADIREAVAASETQGSLTEEAPSDTQELQYEEEREAFVQELLSIRRQLKTATNQQSLFNITGSQLNESVHLYGIEQVEENTLVTNTTLKDLMNECSQLVNRTLDERLQYEATIGELHNSLLMKDQEIEYLNAKVVEVSVTDEVVRSYANSIEDSMKISLEKERDMNATLDRVLASVNSVLNQQDLPGDSTSEKTVLVERSASLLVDNYKKILLEINQLQKCLSGAESDTVFAGLETILGSACDELIELKAKEVSNVAKMHQLEDENRRLAVELDNYRLTVETVNAELEKAKSELEQEMMRGASTKEKLKMAVTKGKALVQQRDALKQSLADKGLELEKYSIELQEKSNALEAAELIKVDLAKNENLVASLQENLSQRNTVLETFEDIISQVEVPRELTSMDSIERIKWLVDEKKVLEAILLEFHKLKDTQNLSDFPDLIAPYDLKSSVSWLKESFFQAKDEIMILRDELVKTKEAACGEIDRISALLSIELQEKDYIQEELDDLLRKHEDLLRKHEEVMIKEHQASLEKAQIIKMLQEESGMITDDGGVSEISLDLNLLAYRCFQRIKEQASVAAEVSSEYVESFAKVQTLLYVSHQDLMLHDILLEEESSNISNYSTRLRSVSQELREVKEENDSLQRDIQRSEEKYAMLREKLSLAVKKGKGLVQDRENMKSVLDEKNIEIEKLKLQLDSLESTVDDCRNQINLLSINAQRIPELEADLDILKGKCNQYEQFLLESNSMLQKVIESIDGIVLPINIVFEEPIAKVKWIADYIRESHDAKICKEQELESIKEELSTMESKLRDALAAMNSLEIALSSAEKNIFQLSEEKKEIESGKMHIEHELQKALDEAYSQSSKSAETYSSMNLLQESLSQAENKILALVKEKEEAEVCKVTVEMESKKVKEEVAIQTDKLAEAQRTINTLEKTLIELETNVALLNERNAEAQSAIEKLETERKILQEEVSSQESKVVEAVESITSLENALRKAESKISIIEGERKDSENEIFALNSKLNACMEELAGTSGSLESRSIEFAGYLNDLHKFIADETLLTVVTGCFEKKFERLREMDIVLKNTSDCFVNSGLIGSHNHHAVKDPHAMESLSHEKLLDFAAEIESGKVVVEGDAGNISSSFRKIMEGIWLKNKRFTDHFEGFSSSMDGFMADLLKRVEATREEVVFVCGHVESLKEMVKNLEMYKQEQENTKVMLEDDVSLLLSACVEATKELQFEMTNHLLLLDSIPELDDLKDSIPMESSETNGASAAESPANSTRSKSAAAAEKLLAASRNVQSMVKQFESVIKGAAARIQDTQHILEITEVTTEKVREERDLNKNMIVKLEADLQLLQNSCDDLKRQLEVCQANKEELKEREAEVSSLYSSLVKEQEDCVLSAMQMKALFEKVGRIEFLFQESEYQDLEQYDSPDVKKLFYLPDYVFELQNQLKLLSHDNQKLQSTVTTQTLAIEQLKEEVDRALRDHLDLEELKKDLSELSYSLEQQNSLLGSKYSGDSESDGLKELVRTIGRQILDLLSESENSKTKVEELSKKLIGSQKVVDELTTKNKLLEESLHGRTSQSEIIKERGIFEAPFPSGSEISEIEEAGPVGKSTIPPVPPASAAHARMLRKGSTDHLAIDVETESDRLIGNAMEIDKDKGHAFKSLNSSGLIPRHGKLVADRIDGVWVSGGRILMSRPGARLGLITYWFLIHIWLLGAIL; translated from the exons ATGTCTGAGAATCATGATCCAGAGCAGGCGCTGCTGAGTTCAGGAACTGGAGCTGAAGATGGAAATAATGGGGTGGAAATTGTGGAAATTACGGTCAATGATGGTGTTGTGGAGTCATCCTCTGAGACGTCCGCGGACATTGTTTCGGAGAATGACTCTGTTTTGCAGTCCTCTGAGATATCCAGTGGATTTGTCCCGTCCGAACCGAACCAG GGATCGGCGATATTGCCAGAGAGTCCTCGAACCAAAGGTGCAGAGGACTCGCCACAAGATGACTCCGATGATATTGTAATAGTCGAAGATGTTGGGAAAGAAGATATGTTTGTGGACTGCCCGGACGAGTTGGTTGGCAATGCTGATATCAGAGAAGCAGTAGCAGCTTCTGAAACTCAAGGTAGTTTGACGGAGGAAGCGCCTTCTGATACGCAGGAATTACAGTATGAG gaagaaagagaagctttTGTGCAAGAACTTCTTAGCATTCGTCGCCAATTAAAGACTGCTACTAATCAACAGTCATTGTTCAATATTACTGGCAGTCAGTTGAACGAGAGTGTTCATTTGTATGGAATCGAGCAGGTTGAAGAGAACACTTTGGTTACTAATACCACGTTGAAAGACCTAATGAATGAATGCTCACAATTGGTTAATAGGACTTTAGATGAACGGTTGCAGTACGAGGCTACTATAGGAGAACTGCATAATAGCCTCTTAATGAAGGATCAAGAGATTGAATATCTTAATGCAAAGGTTGTCGAAGTTTCGGTGACTGATGAAGTTGTTCGCTCTTATGCAAATTCAATTGAAGATTCTATGAAAATTTCGTTAGAGAAGGAGAGGGATATGAATGCCACATTAGACAGAGTGCTAGCTTCTGTGAACTCGGTATTGAATCAGCAAGATCTTCCTGGCGATTCTACATCTGAGAAAACAGTTCTTGTTGAAAGAAGCGCTTCTCTGTTGGttgataattataaaaaaatccttCTGGAAATCAATCAACTCCAAAAATGTTTATCTGGGGCCGAGTCCGACACCGTCTTTGCAGGATTGGAAACAATTTTGGGCTCTGCTTGTGATGAGTTAATTGAGCTCAAGGCTAAAGAGGTAAGCAATGTTGCAAAAATGCATCAACTGGAAGATGAAAATAGAAGATTGGCTGTTGAGCTAGACAATTACAGATTGACAGTGGAGACTGTTAATGCAGAACTCGAAAAAGCAAAAAGTGAGCTGGAACAGGAAATGATGAGGGGTGCTAGTACCAAAGAGAAGCTAAAAATGGCTGTGACAAAAGGCAAGGCATTGGTACAGCAACGTGATGCATTAAAACAGTCTCTAGCTGACAAAGGTCTTGAGCTTGAAAAATATTCTATCGAATTACAAGAGAAATCAAATGCCTTGGAGGCTGCAGAACTAATTAAGGTCGACTTggctaaaaatgaaaatttagttGCATCACTTCAGGAAAATTTGTCGCAAAGGAATACGGTCCTTGAAACTTTTGAGGATATCATATCTCAAGTTGAAGTTCCTCGTGAACTCACGTCAATGGATAGTATAGAAAGAATCAAGTGGCTTGTGGATGAGAAGAAAGTCCTGGAGGCTATTTTATTGgagtttcataaattaaaagatactCAAAACTTATCTGATTTTCCAGATTTGATTGCACCTTATGACCTGAAATCTTCCGTCAGTTGGCTTAAGGAATCATTTTTTCAGGCTAAAGATGAAATAATGATCTTGCGAGATGAACTtgttaaaacaaaagaagcaGCATGTGGAGAGATTGACCGCATAAGTGCATTACTTTCAATTGAATTACAGGAAAAGGACTATATCCAGGAGGAGTTGGATGATCTGTTAAGAAAACACGAAGATCTGTTAAGAAAACACGAAGAGGTCATGATAAAAGAGCATCAGGCTTCGTTGGAGAAGgctcaaatcataaaaatgtTACAAGAAGAATCTGGAATGATAACAGATGACGGAGGGGTCAGTGAAATTTCGTTGGACTTAAACTTGCTTGCTTACAGATGCTTTCAGAGGATAAAAGAGCAGGCCAGTGTTGCTGCTGAAGTTTCTAGTGAATACGTAGAATCTTTTGCAAAGGTTCAAACTCTTTTGTATGTTAGTCATCAGGATTTGATGCTCCATGATATACTCCTAGAAGAGGAGTCTTCTAATATCAGTAATTACTCAACTAGATTAAGATCAGTATCTCAAGAACTTAGAGAAGTGAAAGAGGAAAATGACTCTTTGCAGAGAGATATCCAAAGATCAGAGGAGAAATACGCCATGCTAAGGGAAAAGTTGTCCTTGGCAGTCAAGAAAGGCAAAGGACTTGTTCAGGACAGGGAAAATATGAAAAGTGTCTTAGATGAAAAGAACATAGAAATAGAGAAGTTGAAATTGCAATTAGATAGTCTAGAATCAACAGTTGATGATTGcagaaatcaaatcaatttgTTGTCTATTAATGCACAGCGCATTCCAGAGTTGGAGGCTGATCTTGATATCTTGAAGGGAAAATGCAATCAATATGAGCAGTTCTTATTAGAGAGCAATAGTATGTTACAGAAAGTAATTGAATCAATTGATGGAATTGTTCTTCCCAttaatatagtttttgaaGAGCCTATAGCTAAGGTGAAGTGGATTGCAGACTACATTAGGGAATCACATGATGCTAAGATATGTAAAGAACAAGAATTGGAGAGTATTAAAGAGGAATTAAGTACTATGGAAAGTAAATTAAGAGATGCTTTAGCTGCTATGAACTCATTGGAAATTGCATTATCATCTGCTGagaaaaacatttttcaactttctgaggagaaaaaggaaatagaatCTGGTAAGATGCACATTGAACATGAATTACAGAAAGCATTAGATGAAGCCTATTCACAGTCCAGCAAGTCTGCAGAGACTTATTCATCCATGAACCTACTTCAAGAATCGTTATCACAGgcagaaaataaaatacttgCGCTTgtcaaagagaaagaagaagctgAAGTTTGTAAAGTCACTGTAGAGATGGAGTCTAAAAAAGTAAAGGAGGAAGTGGCTATTCAGACAGATAAATTGGCAGAGGCCCAGAGAACTATAAACACGTTAGAAAAGACATTAATCGAGCTTGAGACAAATGTTGCTTTGCTGAATGAACGGAATGCTGAAGCACAAAGTGCTATAGAGAAGCTAGAAACTGAGCGAAAGATATTGCAAGAGGAAGTCAGCTCTCAAGAGAGCAAAGTTGTTGAGGCAGTTGAATCAATAACATCTTTGGAAAATGCATTACGTAAGGCAGAAAgtaaaatttctataattgaaGGTGAGAGGAAAGAttctgaaaatgaaatatttgcTCTAAATTCCAAATTAAATGCATGCATGGAAGAGTTGGCCGGGACTAGTGGCAGCTTAGAGAGCAGATCTATAGAGTTTGCGGGCTACCTCAATGATCTTCATAAGTTTATTGCAGATGAGACATTGTTGACTGTGGTGACAGGATGCTTTgagaagaaatttgagagaCTAAGAGAGATGGATATCGTTCTGAAGAACACTAGTGATTGTTTTGTTAACAGCGGTCTAATAGGTTCTCATAACCATCATGCTGTTAAG GATCCGCATGCTATGGAGTCCCTCTCTCATGAAAAGCTCCTTGATTTTGCTGCTGAAATTGAAAGTGGTAAGGTGGTTGTTGAAGGTGATGCTGGCaacatttcttcatcttttagAAAGATTATGGAAGGAATCTGgttaaagaacaaaagattCACAGATCATTTTGAAGGTTTCTCCTCTTCAATGGACGGGTTTATGGCTGATCTGTTAAAAAGAGTAGAAGCAACAAGGGAGGAAGTAGTTTTTGTGTGTGGGCACGTTGAATCCTTGAAAGAGATGGTGAAGAATCTTGAAATGTATAAACAGGAACAAGAAAATACCAAAGTGATGCTGGAAGATGATGTTTCACTTTTATTGTCTGCCTGTGTTGAAGCAACAAAAGAACTTCAGTTTGAAATGACCAACCATCTACTTTTACTCGACTCTATTCCCGAACTTGACGACTTGAAGGATAGCATACCCATGGAAAGTAGTGAAACTAATGGAGCTTCAGCTGCAGAGTCTCCAGCAAATTCTACTAGAAGCAAGTCAGCTGCTGCTGCAGAAAAATTATTGGCTGCAAGTAGAAACGTTCAATCTATGGTTAAACAGTTTGAGAGCGTCATTAAGGGTGCAGCTGCTAGAATTCAAGATACGCAGCATATATTAGAAATAACTGAGGTAACTACTGAGAAAGTTAGAGAGGAAAGGGACttgaacaaaaatatgatAGTTAAGTTGGAGGCTGATTTACAACTATTACAGAATTCCTGTGATGATCTGAAGCGTCAACTGGAGGTCTGTCAGGCAAATAAAGAAGagttgaaagaaagagaggctGAAGTTTCATCATTGTATAGTAGTTTGGTGAAAGAACAAG AAGACTGCGTTTTGTCAGCAATGCAAATGAAAGCCCTCTTTGAGAAAGTTGGAAGAATCGAGTTCCTTTTTCAAGAATCAGAATATCAAGATCTGGAACAATATGATTCACCTGATGTAAAGAAGCTCTTTTACCTACCTGATTATGTTTTTGAGTTACAAAATCAGCTAAAGTTATTATCTCATGACAATCAAAAGCTGCAGTCTACAGTGACTACACAAACACTTGCAATTGAACAGCTAAAAGAGGAGGTTGATAGAGCATTGAGGGATCATCTCGATTTAGAGGAGTTGAAGAAAGATCTCTCAGAGCTTTCTTATTCTTTGGAACAACAAAATAGTTTGTTGGGTAGTAAATATAGTGGAGATTCTGAGTCCGATGGGTTGAAGGAACTAGTAAGAACCATAGGAAGGCAGATCCTGGATTTGCTTTCGGAGtctgaaaattcaaaaaccaAAGTTGAGGAACTGAGTAAGAAGTTAATAGGTAGCCAAAAGGTTGTGGATGAACTAACTACCAAGAATAAGCTACTTGAAGAGTCACTTCATGGCCGGACATCTCAATCAGAGATCATAAAAGAAAGGGGCATCTTTGAAGCACCATTTCCTTCTGGATCAGAGATATCAGAAATTGAAGAAGCG GGACCAGTCGGGAAAAGTACAATACCGCCTGTTCCACCAGCCTCAGCTGCCCATGCTCGAATGTTGCGAAAAGGTTCAACTGATCATCTTGCGATTGACGTAGAAACAGAATCCGATCGTTTAATAGGAAATGCCATGGAAATTGATAAAGACAAAG GTCATGCGTTCAAATCTCTCAATTCATCAGGTCTCATCCCAAGACATGGAAAACTTGTTGCAGATCGAATTGATGGAGTTTG
- the LOC111802205 gene encoding putative leucine-rich repeat-containing protein DDB_G0290503 isoform X1, with product MSENHDPEQALLSSGTGAEDGNNGVEIVEITVNDGVVESSSETSADIVSENDSVLQSSEISSGFVPSEPNQGSAILPESPRTKGAEDSPQDDSDDIVIVEDVGKEDMFVDCPDELVGNADIREAVAASETQGSLTEEAPSDTQELQYEVEKVSLINEVENTRATLNETIFEKENVIQDFEEEREAFVQELLSIRRQLKTATNQQSLFNITGSQLNESVHLYGIEQVEENTLVTNTTLKDLMNECSQLVNRTLDERLQYEATIGELHNSLLMKDQEIEYLNAKVVEVSVTDEVVRSYANSIEDSMKISLEKERDMNATLDRVLASVNSVLNQQDLPGDSTSEKTVLVERSASLLVDNYKKILLEINQLQKCLSGAESDTVFAGLETILGSACDELIELKAKEVSNVAKMHQLEDENRRLAVELDNYRLTVETVNAELEKAKSELEQEMMRGASTKEKLKMAVTKGKALVQQRDALKQSLADKGLELEKYSIELQEKSNALEAAELIKVDLAKNENLVASLQENLSQRNTVLETFEDIISQVEVPRELTSMDSIERIKWLVDEKKVLEAILLEFHKLKDTQNLSDFPDLIAPYDLKSSVSWLKESFFQAKDEIMILRDELVKTKEAACGEIDRISALLSIELQEKDYIQEELDDLLRKHEDLLRKHEEVMIKEHQASLEKAQIIKMLQEESGMITDDGGVSEISLDLNLLAYRCFQRIKEQASVAAEVSSEYVESFAKVQTLLYVSHQDLMLHDILLEEESSNISNYSTRLRSVSQELREVKEENDSLQRDIQRSEEKYAMLREKLSLAVKKGKGLVQDRENMKSVLDEKNIEIEKLKLQLDSLESTVDDCRNQINLLSINAQRIPELEADLDILKGKCNQYEQFLLESNSMLQKVIESIDGIVLPINIVFEEPIAKVKWIADYIRESHDAKICKEQELESIKEELSTMESKLRDALAAMNSLEIALSSAEKNIFQLSEEKKEIESGKMHIEHELQKALDEAYSQSSKSAETYSSMNLLQESLSQAENKILALVKEKEEAEVCKVTVEMESKKVKEEVAIQTDKLAEAQRTINTLEKTLIELETNVALLNERNAEAQSAIEKLETERKILQEEVSSQESKVVEAVESITSLENALRKAESKISIIEGERKDSENEIFALNSKLNACMEELAGTSGSLESRSIEFAGYLNDLHKFIADETLLTVVTGCFEKKFERLREMDIVLKNTSDCFVNSGLIGSHNHHAVKDPHAMESLSHEKLLDFAAEIESGKVVVEGDAGNISSSFRKIMEGIWLKNKRFTDHFEGFSSSMDGFMADLLKRVEATREEVVFVCGHVESLKEMVKNLEMYKQEQENTKVMLEDDVSLLLSACVEATKELQFEMTNHLLLLDSIPELDDLKDSIPMESSETNGASAAESPANSTRSKSAAAAEKLLAASRNVQSMVKQFESVIKGAAARIQDTQHILEITEVTTEKVREERDLNKNMIVKLEADLQLLQNSCDDLKRQLEVCQANKEELKEREAEVSSLYSSLVKEQEDCVLSAMQMKALFEKVGRIEFLFQESEYQDLEQYDSPDVKKLFYLPDYVFELQNQLKLLSHDNQKLQSTVTTQTLAIEQLKEEVDRALRDHLDLEELKKDLSELSYSLEQQNSLLGSKYSGDSESDGLKELVRTIGRQILDLLSESENSKTKVEELSKKLIGSQKVVDELTTKNKLLEESLHGRTSQSEIIKERGIFEAPFPSGSEISEIEEAGPVGKSTIPPVPPASAAHARMLRKGSTDHLAIDVETESDRLIGNAMEIDKDKGHAFKSLNSSGLIPRHGKLVADRIDGVWVSGGRILMSRPGARLGLITYWFLIHIWLLGAIL from the exons ATGTCTGAGAATCATGATCCAGAGCAGGCGCTGCTGAGTTCAGGAACTGGAGCTGAAGATGGAAATAATGGGGTGGAAATTGTGGAAATTACGGTCAATGATGGTGTTGTGGAGTCATCCTCTGAGACGTCCGCGGACATTGTTTCGGAGAATGACTCTGTTTTGCAGTCCTCTGAGATATCCAGTGGATTTGTCCCGTCCGAACCGAACCAG GGATCGGCGATATTGCCAGAGAGTCCTCGAACCAAAGGTGCAGAGGACTCGCCACAAGATGACTCCGATGATATTGTAATAGTCGAAGATGTTGGGAAAGAAGATATGTTTGTGGACTGCCCGGACGAGTTGGTTGGCAATGCTGATATCAGAGAAGCAGTAGCAGCTTCTGAAACTCAAGGTAGTTTGACGGAGGAAGCGCCTTCTGATACGCAGGAATTACAGTATGAGGTAGAAAAAGTTTCTTTGATTAACGAGGTCGAAAATACGAGGGCCACTCTGAATGAGACCAtttttgagaaagaaaatgtcatACAAGATTTTGAG gaagaaagagaagctttTGTGCAAGAACTTCTTAGCATTCGTCGCCAATTAAAGACTGCTACTAATCAACAGTCATTGTTCAATATTACTGGCAGTCAGTTGAACGAGAGTGTTCATTTGTATGGAATCGAGCAGGTTGAAGAGAACACTTTGGTTACTAATACCACGTTGAAAGACCTAATGAATGAATGCTCACAATTGGTTAATAGGACTTTAGATGAACGGTTGCAGTACGAGGCTACTATAGGAGAACTGCATAATAGCCTCTTAATGAAGGATCAAGAGATTGAATATCTTAATGCAAAGGTTGTCGAAGTTTCGGTGACTGATGAAGTTGTTCGCTCTTATGCAAATTCAATTGAAGATTCTATGAAAATTTCGTTAGAGAAGGAGAGGGATATGAATGCCACATTAGACAGAGTGCTAGCTTCTGTGAACTCGGTATTGAATCAGCAAGATCTTCCTGGCGATTCTACATCTGAGAAAACAGTTCTTGTTGAAAGAAGCGCTTCTCTGTTGGttgataattataaaaaaatccttCTGGAAATCAATCAACTCCAAAAATGTTTATCTGGGGCCGAGTCCGACACCGTCTTTGCAGGATTGGAAACAATTTTGGGCTCTGCTTGTGATGAGTTAATTGAGCTCAAGGCTAAAGAGGTAAGCAATGTTGCAAAAATGCATCAACTGGAAGATGAAAATAGAAGATTGGCTGTTGAGCTAGACAATTACAGATTGACAGTGGAGACTGTTAATGCAGAACTCGAAAAAGCAAAAAGTGAGCTGGAACAGGAAATGATGAGGGGTGCTAGTACCAAAGAGAAGCTAAAAATGGCTGTGACAAAAGGCAAGGCATTGGTACAGCAACGTGATGCATTAAAACAGTCTCTAGCTGACAAAGGTCTTGAGCTTGAAAAATATTCTATCGAATTACAAGAGAAATCAAATGCCTTGGAGGCTGCAGAACTAATTAAGGTCGACTTggctaaaaatgaaaatttagttGCATCACTTCAGGAAAATTTGTCGCAAAGGAATACGGTCCTTGAAACTTTTGAGGATATCATATCTCAAGTTGAAGTTCCTCGTGAACTCACGTCAATGGATAGTATAGAAAGAATCAAGTGGCTTGTGGATGAGAAGAAAGTCCTGGAGGCTATTTTATTGgagtttcataaattaaaagatactCAAAACTTATCTGATTTTCCAGATTTGATTGCACCTTATGACCTGAAATCTTCCGTCAGTTGGCTTAAGGAATCATTTTTTCAGGCTAAAGATGAAATAATGATCTTGCGAGATGAACTtgttaaaacaaaagaagcaGCATGTGGAGAGATTGACCGCATAAGTGCATTACTTTCAATTGAATTACAGGAAAAGGACTATATCCAGGAGGAGTTGGATGATCTGTTAAGAAAACACGAAGATCTGTTAAGAAAACACGAAGAGGTCATGATAAAAGAGCATCAGGCTTCGTTGGAGAAGgctcaaatcataaaaatgtTACAAGAAGAATCTGGAATGATAACAGATGACGGAGGGGTCAGTGAAATTTCGTTGGACTTAAACTTGCTTGCTTACAGATGCTTTCAGAGGATAAAAGAGCAGGCCAGTGTTGCTGCTGAAGTTTCTAGTGAATACGTAGAATCTTTTGCAAAGGTTCAAACTCTTTTGTATGTTAGTCATCAGGATTTGATGCTCCATGATATACTCCTAGAAGAGGAGTCTTCTAATATCAGTAATTACTCAACTAGATTAAGATCAGTATCTCAAGAACTTAGAGAAGTGAAAGAGGAAAATGACTCTTTGCAGAGAGATATCCAAAGATCAGAGGAGAAATACGCCATGCTAAGGGAAAAGTTGTCCTTGGCAGTCAAGAAAGGCAAAGGACTTGTTCAGGACAGGGAAAATATGAAAAGTGTCTTAGATGAAAAGAACATAGAAATAGAGAAGTTGAAATTGCAATTAGATAGTCTAGAATCAACAGTTGATGATTGcagaaatcaaatcaatttgTTGTCTATTAATGCACAGCGCATTCCAGAGTTGGAGGCTGATCTTGATATCTTGAAGGGAAAATGCAATCAATATGAGCAGTTCTTATTAGAGAGCAATAGTATGTTACAGAAAGTAATTGAATCAATTGATGGAATTGTTCTTCCCAttaatatagtttttgaaGAGCCTATAGCTAAGGTGAAGTGGATTGCAGACTACATTAGGGAATCACATGATGCTAAGATATGTAAAGAACAAGAATTGGAGAGTATTAAAGAGGAATTAAGTACTATGGAAAGTAAATTAAGAGATGCTTTAGCTGCTATGAACTCATTGGAAATTGCATTATCATCTGCTGagaaaaacatttttcaactttctgaggagaaaaaggaaatagaatCTGGTAAGATGCACATTGAACATGAATTACAGAAAGCATTAGATGAAGCCTATTCACAGTCCAGCAAGTCTGCAGAGACTTATTCATCCATGAACCTACTTCAAGAATCGTTATCACAGgcagaaaataaaatacttgCGCTTgtcaaagagaaagaagaagctgAAGTTTGTAAAGTCACTGTAGAGATGGAGTCTAAAAAAGTAAAGGAGGAAGTGGCTATTCAGACAGATAAATTGGCAGAGGCCCAGAGAACTATAAACACGTTAGAAAAGACATTAATCGAGCTTGAGACAAATGTTGCTTTGCTGAATGAACGGAATGCTGAAGCACAAAGTGCTATAGAGAAGCTAGAAACTGAGCGAAAGATATTGCAAGAGGAAGTCAGCTCTCAAGAGAGCAAAGTTGTTGAGGCAGTTGAATCAATAACATCTTTGGAAAATGCATTACGTAAGGCAGAAAgtaaaatttctataattgaaGGTGAGAGGAAAGAttctgaaaatgaaatatttgcTCTAAATTCCAAATTAAATGCATGCATGGAAGAGTTGGCCGGGACTAGTGGCAGCTTAGAGAGCAGATCTATAGAGTTTGCGGGCTACCTCAATGATCTTCATAAGTTTATTGCAGATGAGACATTGTTGACTGTGGTGACAGGATGCTTTgagaagaaatttgagagaCTAAGAGAGATGGATATCGTTCTGAAGAACACTAGTGATTGTTTTGTTAACAGCGGTCTAATAGGTTCTCATAACCATCATGCTGTTAAG GATCCGCATGCTATGGAGTCCCTCTCTCATGAAAAGCTCCTTGATTTTGCTGCTGAAATTGAAAGTGGTAAGGTGGTTGTTGAAGGTGATGCTGGCaacatttcttcatcttttagAAAGATTATGGAAGGAATCTGgttaaagaacaaaagattCACAGATCATTTTGAAGGTTTCTCCTCTTCAATGGACGGGTTTATGGCTGATCTGTTAAAAAGAGTAGAAGCAACAAGGGAGGAAGTAGTTTTTGTGTGTGGGCACGTTGAATCCTTGAAAGAGATGGTGAAGAATCTTGAAATGTATAAACAGGAACAAGAAAATACCAAAGTGATGCTGGAAGATGATGTTTCACTTTTATTGTCTGCCTGTGTTGAAGCAACAAAAGAACTTCAGTTTGAAATGACCAACCATCTACTTTTACTCGACTCTATTCCCGAACTTGACGACTTGAAGGATAGCATACCCATGGAAAGTAGTGAAACTAATGGAGCTTCAGCTGCAGAGTCTCCAGCAAATTCTACTAGAAGCAAGTCAGCTGCTGCTGCAGAAAAATTATTGGCTGCAAGTAGAAACGTTCAATCTATGGTTAAACAGTTTGAGAGCGTCATTAAGGGTGCAGCTGCTAGAATTCAAGATACGCAGCATATATTAGAAATAACTGAGGTAACTACTGAGAAAGTTAGAGAGGAAAGGGACttgaacaaaaatatgatAGTTAAGTTGGAGGCTGATTTACAACTATTACAGAATTCCTGTGATGATCTGAAGCGTCAACTGGAGGTCTGTCAGGCAAATAAAGAAGagttgaaagaaagagaggctGAAGTTTCATCATTGTATAGTAGTTTGGTGAAAGAACAAG AAGACTGCGTTTTGTCAGCAATGCAAATGAAAGCCCTCTTTGAGAAAGTTGGAAGAATCGAGTTCCTTTTTCAAGAATCAGAATATCAAGATCTGGAACAATATGATTCACCTGATGTAAAGAAGCTCTTTTACCTACCTGATTATGTTTTTGAGTTACAAAATCAGCTAAAGTTATTATCTCATGACAATCAAAAGCTGCAGTCTACAGTGACTACACAAACACTTGCAATTGAACAGCTAAAAGAGGAGGTTGATAGAGCATTGAGGGATCATCTCGATTTAGAGGAGTTGAAGAAAGATCTCTCAGAGCTTTCTTATTCTTTGGAACAACAAAATAGTTTGTTGGGTAGTAAATATAGTGGAGATTCTGAGTCCGATGGGTTGAAGGAACTAGTAAGAACCATAGGAAGGCAGATCCTGGATTTGCTTTCGGAGtctgaaaattcaaaaaccaAAGTTGAGGAACTGAGTAAGAAGTTAATAGGTAGCCAAAAGGTTGTGGATGAACTAACTACCAAGAATAAGCTACTTGAAGAGTCACTTCATGGCCGGACATCTCAATCAGAGATCATAAAAGAAAGGGGCATCTTTGAAGCACCATTTCCTTCTGGATCAGAGATATCAGAAATTGAAGAAGCG GGACCAGTCGGGAAAAGTACAATACCGCCTGTTCCACCAGCCTCAGCTGCCCATGCTCGAATGTTGCGAAAAGGTTCAACTGATCATCTTGCGATTGACGTAGAAACAGAATCCGATCGTTTAATAGGAAATGCCATGGAAATTGATAAAGACAAAG GTCATGCGTTCAAATCTCTCAATTCATCAGGTCTCATCCCAAGACATGGAAAACTTGTTGCAGATCGAATTGATGGAGTTTG